The Pseudomonas azadiae genome contains a region encoding:
- a CDS encoding HAD-IA family hydrolase: MSIRGSAVFNRRYRAFLFDMDGTLLNSIAAAERVWSIWAERHGLEVAAFLKTIHGARAIDTITRQALPGVDPEVEAQWITEAEIEDVRGVVAIPGAVTFLNSLPGDQWALVTSAPRALALRRLQAAAIAPPAVLVTAEDVAIGKPDPACYVLGAQRLGVPVQDCLVFEDATVGIRASEAAGADVMVVTSTHHTPMVTEHPSIDGYQQLSVQRDANGLLYLQNRAG; encoded by the coding sequence CTGCTCAACTCCATTGCCGCCGCTGAGCGCGTGTGGAGTATCTGGGCTGAACGCCATGGCCTGGAGGTGGCAGCGTTTCTGAAGACCATTCACGGTGCCCGCGCGATCGACACCATTACCCGGCAAGCCTTACCCGGCGTTGATCCCGAGGTCGAGGCGCAGTGGATCACCGAGGCTGAAATCGAGGATGTGAGAGGGGTTGTCGCGATTCCCGGCGCTGTCACGTTTTTGAACAGCCTGCCGGGTGATCAATGGGCGCTGGTCACCTCGGCGCCCCGGGCGCTGGCGTTGCGTCGTTTGCAAGCAGCGGCAATAGCACCGCCGGCGGTGCTGGTCACGGCTGAAGATGTCGCTATCGGAAAGCCGGATCCCGCCTGTTACGTGTTGGGAGCGCAACGCCTGGGCGTCCCGGTGCAGGACTGTCTGGTGTTTGAAGACGCGACGGTCGGCATCCGCGCGAGCGAGGCTGCAGGGGCGGACGTAATGGTGGTGACGTCAACCCATCACACACCTATGGTCACCGAACACCCTTCGATTGACGGTTATCAACAGTTGAGCGTACAGCGCGACGCGAACGGCTTGTTGTACCTGCAGAACAGGGCGGGCTGA